One part of the Sander vitreus isolate 19-12246 chromosome 10, sanVit1, whole genome shotgun sequence genome encodes these proteins:
- the rell2 gene encoding RELT-like protein 2 translates to MTELEASGVEEHPLPYMIFVVVFLFFLTGLLGFLICHLLKKQGYRCRTGDMDDPDEEEELEKKLGGNADDEDEENQDTVEQILKCIIENEANMEAFNEMFGNQNVCVRHDPRLRKESIGGVPPHHHTVHSGTDHNSCHLCAQVRSKKGRRQSRTPRSKQRPGEQTVFSVGRFRVTHTDKKLHGGPNPMVSSGDQLDQSQDSDDRKEGGYNLRSMFKDVRPPLEGSNGVAPNVGKRRKSVGIFGLRRSSDPVGIKVREGTGTESGGVRFAIQQQPVVLEEVLQAENIEDAPERGTKPGIKPETESSKSQTLASPQREAKTSGSVDSPSTQSKDRAQGSTSAPEKGFKHEPSPEPHTNLLVTLSVGTTAAPAPSSLHIPSPAFKTTEKQGDVGGKVLKNEEASDPGPLQTSTPIAPMPGSIPGVTLVITGQPDPCSSTGFPVTRTPPDPRSSPDLESGCGASLALISLGSSPPSSVSLLQTPISPVPVTPSPKLSSRHTPSEAALTPSPKLPSGRAMSSQSPIPSSSFGKSISPLQTRTPSPALTASLKLDTMPVSPQTPSTSPADQNPSFESSPLPTLKSGIETSVTSMAKGDMISKPFSLKEQELEGARIPMTEEKTEIMRVGILKTPKPSPVEGDSKGPAFYSSIDQLSKDRLSSLPLSPSSPLSPSSPIGSRISSVTVVKASPDSKREFSVVTMVEEKESSTSIKDQIGATSELRVESEKVRISPAVGQGGEVYVSGVGQPESQSGEMPGAEVRPRVSQEKDDMVEMEDIRDCKVTQVEEAERVEEELEKMDNIWSKQD, encoded by the exons ATGACTGAATTAGAAGCCTCAGGGGTGGAGGAACATCCCCTACCCTACATGATCTTTGTGGtggtcttcctcttcttcctcaccgGACTGCTGGGCTTCCTCATCTGCCACCTGCTGAAGAAGCAGGGCTACCGCTGCCGCACCGGAGACATGGACGACccagacgaggaggaggagttggAGAAAAAACTTGGGGGAAATGCAGACG ATGAGGACGAGGAGAACCAGGACACAGTGGAGCAGATCCTCAAATGCATTATTGAAAATGAAG CTAACATGGAAGCCTTCAATGAGATGTTTGGGAACCAAAATGTATGTGTGCGCCATGACCCCAG GCTGCGTAAGGAGTCCATTGGTGGTGTTCCTCCCCATCACCATACAGTCCACTCAGGCACCGACCACAACTCCTGCCACCTCTGTGCCCAGGTCCGGTCTAAAAAGGGCCGACGACAAAGCCGAACCCCCCGCTCTAAACAACGACCTGGAGAGCAGACTGTCTTCTCTGTTGGCAG GTTCCGGGTGACGCACACTGATAAGAAGCTCCATGGAGGTCCCAATCCAATGGTCAGTTCAGGGGACCAGCTGGACCAGTCCCAGGACAGCGACGATCGGAAGGAGGGCGGGTACAATCTAAGAAGCATGTTCAAGGATGTCCGACCACCTTTAGAGGGCTCCAATGGGGTCGCCCCGAATGTGGGAAAACGCAGGAAGAGTGTTGGCATATTTGGGCTAAGGCGCAGCAGCGACCCCGTTGGCATTAAAGTAAGAGAGGGGACAGGCACAGAGAGCGGAGGTGTTAGATTCGCTATTCAGCAGCAACCTGTTGTGCTGGAGGAAGTGTTGCAGGCAGAGAACATTGAAGACGCTCCTGAACGTGGTACGAAACCTGGTATCAAACCTGAAACCGAATCCTCAAAGAGTCAAACGCTTGCTTCACCTCAACGTGAGGCTAAGACTTCAGGTTCTGTTGATTCTCCCTCGACCCAAAGTAAGGATCGGGCCCAGGGCTCTACGTCTGCTCCTGAGAAGGGCTTTAAACATGAGCCCAGTCCTGAACCTCATACCAACCTTCTGGTCACACTGTCTGTTGGGACTACAGCAGCTCCTGCCCCCAGCTCTCTTCACATTCCATCTCCTGCATTTAAGACAACAGAGAAACAAGGAGATGTTGGGGGGAAGGTGTTAAAAAATGAGGAGGCATCTGATCCTGGGCCGCTACAAACCTCTACACCAATAGCCCCCATGCCTGGATCCATTCCAGGTGTCACTCTTGTCATTACTGGTCAACCTGATCCCTGTTCTAGCACAGGTTTTCCGGTTACCCGAACTCCCCCTGACCCAAGATCCAGCCCAGATCTGGAATCAGGTTGTGGTGCTAGCCTAGCTTTAATAAGCTTAGGTTCATCCCCTCCATCTTCAGTCTCTTTGTTACAAACTCCTATCTCACCCGTGCCGGTCACACCGAGCCCCAAACTTAGCTCAAGACATACGCCATCAGAGGCTGCCCTCACTCCAAGCCCCAAACTCCCATCAGGCCGAGCCATGTCTAGCCAATCCCCTATTCCATCTTCATCCTTTGGAAAAAGTATTAGTCCATTACAAACCCGAACTCCCTCACCTGCTCTTACTGCTAGCCTCAAACTTGACACCATGCCAGTATCACCACAAACCCCCTCTACTTCTCCAGCAGACCAAAACCCGTCCTTTGAAAGTTCACCTCTTCCGACTTTGAAGTCAGGAATTGAGACATCTGTGACATCTATGGCCAAAGGGGATATGATTTCAAAGCCATTCTCTCTGAAGGAACAAGAGCTGGAAGGAGCCAGAATCCCAAtgacagaagaaaaaacagaaataatgagGGTGGGGATTCTCAAAACTCCTAAACCTTCACCAGTTGAGGGAGATTCTAAAGGTCCTGCCTTTTACTCTTCTATTGATCAGCTTTCTAAAGACAGACTGAGCAGTTTGCCTCTGTCGCCTTCCAGTCCCCTGTCCCCCTCCTCACCTATAGGGAGCAGAATAAGTAGTGTGACCGTCGTTAAAGCCAGCCCTGACAGCAAGAGAGAGTTTTCCGTTGTCACTATGGTGGAGGAGAAAGAATCCTCTACGTCAATAAAAGACCAGATAGGAGCAACCTCTGAACTCCGGGTTGAATCAGAAAAAGTGAGAATTAGTCCAGCAGTTGGTCAGGGAGGAGAGGTTTATGTTTCAGGCGTTGGACAACCTGAAAGTCAAAGTGGAGAGATGCCTGGAGCAGAGGTTAGGCCAAGGGTGAGCCAAGAGAAGGATGATATGGTGGAGATGGAAGATATTAGGGACTGCAAAGTGACACAGGTCGAAGAAGCAgagagggtggaggaggagTTGGAGAAGATGGACAACATTTGGTCAAAACAGGACTGA